The following coding sequences lie in one Salvelinus fontinalis isolate EN_2023a chromosome 21, ASM2944872v1, whole genome shotgun sequence genomic window:
- the LOC129818177 gene encoding myosin heavy chain, fast skeletal muscle-like produces MSTDAEMASYGKAGVYLRKPEKERIEAQSKPFDAKNACYVTDVKELYLKGTIVGREGGKVQVKVLDTGETNHFKEADVFEMNPPKFDMIEDMAMMTYLNEATVLYNLKERYAAWMIYTYSGLFCATVNPYKWLPVYNEEVVNAYRGKKRMEAPPHIFSVSDRAYQFMLTDRENQSILITGESGAGKTVNTKRVIQYFATIAVSGGERKRAAEPGKMQGSLEDQIIAANPLLEAYGNAKTVRNDNSSRFGKFIRIHFHSNGKLSSADIETYLLEKSRVTFQLPDERSYHIFYQMMTNHKPELIEMTLITTNPYDFPMISQGQIKVASIDDKEELDATDAAIDILGFTNEEKMGIYKLTGAVMHHGNLRFKQKQREEQAEPDGTEVADKIGYLLGLNSADMLKLLCYPRVKVGNEFVTKGQTVPQVYNSVSALAKSIYERMFLWMVIRINQMLDTKQQRNFYIGVLDIAGFEIFDFNTMEQLCINFTNEKLQQFFNHHMFVLEQEEYKKEGIIWEFIDFGMDLAACIELIEKPMGIFSILEEECMFPKASDTSFKNKLYDQHMGKKNTFQKPKPAKGKAEAHFSLVHYAGIVDYNICGWLDKNKDPLNDSVVQLYQKSSVKLLLLIYVDSPAEDRASKKGGKKKGGSMQTVSSQFRENLGKLMTNLRSTHPHFVRCLIPNESKTPGLMENFLVIHQLRCNGVLEGIRICRKGFPSRIPYGDFKQRYKVLNPSVIPEGTFMDNKKASENLLGSINVAHEQYKFGHTKVFFKAGLLGVLEEMRDERLASLVCMIQSLCRGFVMRKEFVKMMERREAVFTIKYNIRSFMNVKHWPWMKVYYKIKPLLKSAETEKELANMKEDIEKCKIALTKAEARKTELEEKMVTVLQERNDLTLQVASESENLTDAEERCEGLIKSKIQLEAKLKETTERLEDEEEMNAELTSKKRKLEDECSELKKDIDDLELTLAKVEKEKHATENKVKNLTEEMASQDESVAKLTKEKKALQEAHQQTLDDLQAEEDKVNTLTKAKAKLEQQVDDLEASLEQEKRLRMDFERAKRKLEGDLKLAQESIMDLENDKQQSEEKIKKKDFETSQLLSMIEDEQSLGGQLQKNIKELQARIEEMEEDIEAEHSARAKVEKQRADLSRELEEISDRLEEAGGAIAAQIEMNKKREAEFQKLRRDLEESTLQHEATAAVLRKKQADSVAELGEQIDNLQRVKQKLEKEKSEYKMEIDDLSSNMEAVTKTKGNLEKMCRTIEDQLSELKTGNDENLRQINDISGHRARLLTENGEFGRQLEEKGALVFQLTRGKQAFTQQVEELKRQIEEEVKAKNSLAHGVQSARHDCDLLREQFELEQEAKAELQRCMSKANSEVAQWRTKYETDAIQRTEELEEAKKKLAQRLQDAEEMIEATNSKCASLEKTKQRLLGEVEDIMIDVERANTMAGNLDKKQRNFDKVLAEWKQKYEVGQAELEGAQKEARSMSTELFKMKNSYEEALDQLETLKRENKNLQQEISDLTEQIGETSKSIHELEKSKKTVEMENSEIQTALEEAEGTLEHEESKILRVQLELNQIKGEVDRKLAEKDEEMEQIKKNSQRIIESMQNTLDSEVRSRSDALRVKKKMDGDLNEMEMQLSHANRQAIEATKQLRNVQGQLKDAQLLLDDAVRESEDMKEQAAMVERRNCLMMAEIEELRAALEQTERGRKVAEQELVDASERVGLLHSQNTNLLNTKKKLEADLVQVQGEVDDIIQEARNAEEKAKKAITDAAMMAEELKKEQDTSSHLERMKKNLEVTVKDLQHRLDEAENLAMKGGKKQLQKLESRVRELEAEVESEQRRGVDAVKGVRKYERRVKELTYQTEEDNKNVSRLQDLVEKLQLKVKAYKRQAEEAEEQANQHMSKFRKVQHELEEAEERADIAESQVNKLRVKSRDSGKAKEE; encoded by the exons ATGAGTACCGACGCAGAGATGGCCTCTTATGGCAAAGCCGGTGTATACCTCCGTAAGCCTGAGAAGGAGAGGATTGAGGCCCAAAGCAAGCCCTTCGATGCAAAGAATGCCTGCTATGTGACCGATGTTAAGGAGCTGTACCTCAAGGGTACCATTGTTGGCAGAGAAGGGGGAAAGGTCCAAGTGAAAGTCCTTGACACTGGGGAG ACTAATCACTTCAAAGAAGCTGATGTCTTCGAAATGAACCCTCCAAAGTTTGACATGATTGAGGACATGGCCATGATGACCTACCTCAATGAAGCCACTGTCCTGTATAACCTCAAAGAGCGTTATGCAGCATGGATGATCTAC ACCTACTCCGGGCTGTTCTGTGCCACGGTGAATCCCTACAAGTGGCTCCCTGTGTACAACGAAGAGGTTGTTAACGCTTACAGAGGAAAGAAGCGCATGGAGGCTCCACCCCATATCTTCTCTGTCTCTGACAGGGCCTATCAGTTCATGTTGACGG ATAGGGAGAACCAGTCTATCCTGATTAC CGGAGAATCTGGTGCAGGAAAGACTGTCAACACCAAGCGTGTCATCCAATACTTTGCCACCATTGCTGTGTCTGGAGGAGAAAGGAAGAGGGCGGCAGAACCCGGCAAAATGCag GGGTCTCTTGAAGATCAGATTATTGCTGCCAACCCTCTGCTGGAGGCTTACGGTAATGCCAAGACAGTTCGGAACGACAACTCTTCTCGTTTT GGTAAATTCATCAGGATTCACTTCCACAGTAATGGCAAACTGTCTAGTGCTGACATTGAGACCT ACCTGCTGGAGAAGTCCAGAGTGACCTTCCAGCTGCCCGATGAGAGAAGCTACCACATATTCTACCAGATGATGACCAACCACAAGCCTGAGCTGATTG AAATGACGCTCATCACCACCAACCCCTATGACTTCCCCATGATCAGCCAGGGGCAGATCAAAGTGGCCTCTATCGATGACAAAGAGGAGCTGGATGCCACAGAT GCTGCCATTGACATCCTGGGCTTCACCAATGAGGAGAAGATGGGCATCTACAAGCTCACCGGCGCTGTCATGCACCACGGCAACTTACGTTTCAAGCAGAAGCAGCGTGAGGAGCAGGCCGAGCCAGACGGCACAGAAG TAGCTGATAAAATCGGTTACCTCTTGGGTCTGAACTCAGCTGACATGCTGAAACTTCTGTGCTACCCCAGAGTGAAGGTTGGCAATGAGTTTGTGACCAAGGGACAGACTGTGCCTCAG GTGTATAACTCAGTCTCGGCTCTGGCCAAGTCCATCTATGAGCGGATGTTCTTGTGGATGGTCATCCGTATCAACCAGATGTTGGACACCAAGCAACAAAGGAACTTCTACATCGGTGTGCTCGACATTGCTGGGTTTGAGATCTTTGAC TTCAACACCATGGAGCAGCTGTGTATCAACTTCACCAATGAGAAACTGCAACAGTTCTTCAACCATCACATGTTTGTCCTGGAGCAAGAGGAGTACAAGAAGGAGGGAATCATCTGGGAGTTCATTGATTTCGGCATGGACTTGGCTGCCTGCATTGAGCTTATTGAGAAG CCAATGGGCATCTTCTCCATCCTTGAAGAGGAGTGCATGTTCCCCAAGGCTTCAGACACTTCCTTCAAGAACAAGCTGTATGACCAGCATATGGGCAAGAAAAACACTTTCCAGAAGCCCAAGCCTGCCAAGGGAAAGGCCGAGGCCCACTTCTCCCTGGTGCACTACGCTGGTATTGTGGACTACAACATCTGTGGCTGGCTGGACAAGAATAAAGACCCCCTGAACGACTCAGTGGTGCAGCTCTACCAGAAGTCTTCAGTCAAACTGCTGCTTCTTATCTACGTTGATTCTCCAGCTGAAG ACAGGGCATCCAAGAAGGGAGGCAAGAAAAAGGGAGGCTCCATGCAGACAGTGTCTTCCCAGTTCAGG GAGAACTTGGGCAAGCTGATGACCAACTTGAGGAGCACTCACCCTCACTTTGTGCGCTGTTTGATCCCCAATGAGTCAAAGACTCCAG GTCTGATGGAGAACTTCCTGGTTATCCACCAGCTAAGGTGTAACGGTGTACTGGAGGGTATCAGGATCTGTAGAAAGGGGTTCCCCAGTAGAATCCCCTATGGTGACTTCAAGCAGAG GTACAAAGTACTGAATCCCAGTGTTATCCCAGAAGGAACATTTATGGACAACAAGAAGGCTTCTGAGAATCTGCTTGGGTCAATCAATGTGGCACACGAGCAgtacaagtttggacacaccaag GTGTTCTTCAAAGCTGGTCTGCTGGGTGTCCTGGAGGAGATGCGAGACGAGAGACTGGCCTCTCTGGTCTGCATGATACAGTCTCTGTGTCGTGGGTTCGTCATGAGGAAGGAGTTTGTGAAGATGATGGAGCGGAG AGAGGCTGTCTTCACCATCAAATACAACATTCGCTCATTCATGAATGTTAAACACTGGCCATGGATGAAGGTGTATTACAAGATCAAGCCACTGCTGAAGAGTGCTGAGACTGAGAAGGAGCTAGCCAACATGAAGGAGGACATTGAGAAGTGCAAAATCGCCCTGACCAAGGCTGAGGCCCGCAAGACAGAGCTTGAGGAGAAGATGGTGACCGTTCTGCAGGAGAGGAATGACCTGACGCTCCAAGTTGCATCT GAATCAGAGAATCTGACTGATGCTGAGGAGAGGTGCGAGGGGCTGATCAAGAGCAAGATCCAGCTGGAGGCCAAACTCAAAGAGACGACCGAAAggctggaggatgaggaggagatgaaTGCTGAGCTGACCTCCAAGAAGAGGAAGCTGGAGGATGAGTGTTCGGAGTTGAAGAAGGACATTGATGACCTGGAGCTCACCCTGGCCAAAGTGGAGAAGGAGAAACACGCCACtgaaaacaag GTCAAAAATCTGACTGAGGAGATGGCCTCTCAAGATGAGAGCGTTGCCAAGCTGACCAAGGAGAAGAAAGCCCTCCAAGAGGCCCACCAGCAGACACTGGACgacctgcaggcagaggaggacaAAGTCAACACTCTGACCAAGGCCAAGGCCAAGCTGGAACAGCAAGTTGATGAC CTTGAGGCTTCTCTGGAGCAAGAAAAGAGGCTCCGTATGGACTTTGAGAGAGCCAAGAGAAAGCTGGAGGGAGACCTGAAACTAGCCCAGGAATCCATAATGGACCTGGAGAATGACAAGCAGCAGTCTGAAGAAAAGATCAAAAA GAAGGACTTTGAGACCAGCCAGCTCCTCAGCATGATTGAGGATGAGCAGTCTCTGGGTGGTCAGCTGCAGAAGAATATCAAGGAACTCCAG GCTCGTattgaggagatggaggaggatatTGAGGCTGAGCATTCTGCCAGGGCAAAGGTTGAGAAGCAGAGGGCCGATCTCTCCAGGGAACTTGAGGAGATCAGTGATAGGCTGGAGGAAGCTGGAGGAGCCATTGCTGCTCAGATCGAGATGAACAAGAAGCGTGAGGCTGAGTTCCAGAAACTGAGACGCGACCTCGAGGAGTCGACCCTGCAGCACGAGGCCACAGCCGCAGTCCTGAGGAAGAAGCAGGCTGACAGTGTGGCGGAGCTCGGAGAGCAGATTGACAACCTGCAGCGTGTCAAGCAGAAactggagaaggagaagagcgAGTACAAGATGGAGATTGATGACCTCTCCAGCAACATGGAGGCTGTCACCAAGACTAAG GGCAATCTGGAGAAGATGTGCCGTACTATTGAGGATCAGCTGAGTGAGCTCAAGACTGGGAACGATGAGAACCTTCGCCAGATCAACGACATCAGTGGACATAGGGCCAGACTCCTGACTGAGAACG GTGAGTTTGGCCGCCAGCTGGAAGAGAAGGGAGCTTTGGTGTTTCAGCTGACCAGAGGCAAGCAGGCCTTCACACAGCAGGTGGAGGAGCTAAAGAGGCAGATTGAGGAGGAGGTCAAA GCTAAGAATTCCCTGGCCCATGGTGTCCAGTCTGCCCGCCATGACTGTGACCTTCTAAGGGAGCAGTTTGAGTTGGAGCAAGAGGCCAAGgcagaactgcaacgctgcatgTCTAAGGCCAACAGCGAGGTGGCTCAGTGGAGGACCAAGTATGAGACGGATGCCATCCAGCGCACAGAGGAGCTTGAGGAGGCCAA GAAGAAGCTGGCGCAGCGTCTGCAGGACGCTGAGGAAATGATTGAGGCAACCAACTCAAAGTGTGCTTCGCTGGAGAAGACCAAGCAAAGGCtgctgggagaggtggaggacatCATGATTGATGTAGAGAGGGCCAACACTATGGCTGGCAACCTTGATAAGAAGCAGAGGAACTTTGACAAG GTTCTGGCTGAGTGGAAGCAGAAGTATGAGGTGGGCCAGGCTGAACTGGAAGGAGCTCAGAAGGAGGCTCGTTCTATGAGCACAGAGCTCTTCAAGATGAAGAACTCATATGAGGAGGCTCTGGATCAGCTGGAGACtctgaagagagagaacaaaaaccTCCAAC AAGAGATCTCCGACCTGACTGAACAGATCGGAGAGACAAGCAAGAGCATCCATGAGCTGGAAAAGTCCAAGAAGACTGTGGAGATGGAGAATTCTGAGATCCAGACCGCTCTGGAGGAGGCTGAA GGAACACTGGAGCACGAGGAATCCAAGATTCTGCGTGTGCAGCTGGAGCTGAACCAGATCAAGGGTGAGGTGGACAGGAAGCTGGCAGAGAAGGACGAGGAGATGGAGCAGATCAAAAAGAACAGCCAGCGGATTATAGAATCCATGCAGAACACACTGGACTCTGAGGTCCGCAGCAGGAGCGACGCCCTGAGGGTCAAGAAGAAGATGGATGGAGACCTGAATGAGATGGAGATGCAGCTGAGCCACGCTAATAGACAGGCCATTGAGGCCACGAAACAGCTGAGAAATGTCCAGGGACAACTTAAG GATGCCCAATTGCTCCTTGATGATGCTGTCCGTGAGTCAGAAGACATGAAGGAGCAGGCCGCCATGGTGGAACGTAGGAACTGTCTGATGATGGCAGAGATTGAGGAGCTGAGGGCTGctctggagcagactgagagaggCCGCAAAGTTGCTGAGCAAGAGCTGGTGGACGCCAGTGAGCGTGTGGGACTGCTCCACTCTCAG AACACCAACCTTCTGAACACTAAGAAGAAGCTGGAGGCTGACCTGGTGCAGGTGCAAGGAGAGGTGGACGACATCATCCAGGAAGCCAGAAACGCAGAAGAGAAGGCCAAGAAGGCCATCACTGAT GCGGCCATGATGGCTGAGGAGCTGAAGAAGGAGCAGGACACCAGCTCTCACCTGGAGAGGATGAAGAAGAACCTGGAGGTCACAGTCAAGGACCTGCAGCACCGCCTGGATGAGGCAGAAAATCTGGCCATGAAGGGAGGCAAGAAGCAGCTCCAGAAACTGGAGTCCAGG GTACGTGAGCTGGAGGCTGAGGTGGAGTCCGAGCAGAGAAGAGGTGTAGACGCGGTTAAGGGAGTCCGCAAGTACGAGCGCAGAGTCAAGGAGCTCACATACCAA ACTGAGGAGGACAATAAAAATGTTAGCAGACTTCAGGATCTAGTAGAAAAGCTGCAGCTTAAAGTGAAGGCCTACAAGAGGCAGGCTGAGGAAGCG GAGGAACAAGCCAACCAGCACATGTCTAAGTTCCGTAAGGTTCAGCATGAGCTGGAGGAGGCTGAGGAACGCGCTGACATTGCAGAGTCCCAGGTCAACAAGCTCAGAGTCAAGAGCCGTGACTCCGGAAAG GCCAAAGAAGAGTAA